The Methanofervidicoccus sp. A16 genome has a segment encoding these proteins:
- a CDS encoding 30S ribosomal protein S27e — protein sequence MDLIPKPRSRFLKVQCPECGNEQVIFGCPATVVKCIGCGRVIAEPRASKGLIKAKILEVLE from the coding sequence TTGGATCTAATACCAAAACCAAGGAGTAGGTTTTTAAAGGTCCAGTGTCCAGAGTGTGGCAACGAGCAGGTTATATTTGGATGCCCTGCAACTGTTGTAAAATGTATAGGTTGTGGAAGAGTAATTGCAGAGCCAAGGGCATCTAAGGGGCTTATAAAGGCTAAGATATTGGAAGTATTGGAATAA